In Streptomyces paludis, the genomic stretch GGGCGTCGTCGTCACCCGGAACGCCTACCACGGCACGACCCGGCTGCTGTCCGGGCTCTCCCCGGAGAACGGCCCGCGGATGCCCCTGCACCCCTGGGTACGGGTGGTCGACGCCCCCGACACCTTCCGCCACGGCCCCCGGGCCGGGACCGTCTTCGCCGAGTCGGTCCGGGCCGCCGCCGAGGACCTGCGCCGCCACGGCCTGGGCTTCGCCGCGCTGCTCGTCGACACGATCCTGTCGACCGACGGCATCTTCCCCGGCGAACCGGGCCTGCTCGCCGAGGCGTTCCGGGCGACCCGCGAAGAGGGCGGCCTCGTCGTCGCCGACGAGGTACAGCCCGGTCTGGGCCGGCTCGGCGGGACGATGTGGGGATTCCAGCGCCACAGCGACGGCATCGACATGGCCACCTGCGGCAAACCCCTCGCCGGCGGGCTCCCCATCGGCACCCTCGTACTGCCGGAGGAACTGTCCGACGGCTACGCCCAGGAGCACCGCTACTTCAACACCTTCGGCGGCAACCCCGCCTCCATCGCCGCGGCGACCGCGGTGCTGGACGAGATCGAGGACCGGAACCTGCTCGACAACGCCCGGCGGACCGGAGCACAGCTGCTCGGCAGGCTCACCGAGATCGCCGCGGCCAGCCCGATCACGGCGGACGTACGCGGCGCCGGACTGTTCATCGGGGTGGAGATGGCCGCCACCGACGGTGCGGACGGCGGACGCTGGGCCCGCCGGATGGTCGGCGCGCTGCGCGACCGGCGGGTGCTGATCTCGGCGGTCGGCCACGCGGGCCAGGTCCTGAAAATACGCCCCCCACTCGTCTTCGACGCCGACGACGCGGACGAGTTCACCGATGTCTACGCGGAGGTCCTCGCGGAGGTCCAGAACCAGGGAGACACCCCATGAGCGACATCCTCGCGGTGGAGGGGGTCGGCAAGAACTTCGGTCCGATCACCGCCCTGCGCGACATCAACCTGCGGGTACGCGCGGGAGAGATCGTCACCCTCGTCGGCGACAACGGCGCCGGCAAATCCACCCTGATGAAAATCATCTGCGGAGCCAACGCCTCCGACACGGGCCGGATCAGCGTCCGCGGCGAGACCCTGGCGGGCCTCCAGGACGCCAAGCGGCTCGGGGTCGGCGTCGTCTACCAGGACCTCGCCCTCGCCCCGCACCTCAGCGTCACGGAGAACTTCTTCCTCGGCAACGAACTGACGCGCGGCAAAGGGGCGTTGGCGATCCTCGACCGCAAGCGCATGCGCGCGGAGGCGAAGCACGCGATCGAACGGCTCGGCATCTCCACACTCCGCGACGTCCGCCTCCCCGTCGCCCGTCTCTCCGGCGGCCAGCGGCAGGTGCTCGCCGTCGCCCGTGCGATGAAGTGGGCCGAGAACGTCATCCTGCTCGACGAGCCGACGGCGGCCCTCGGCCCGAAACAGGTCGGCGTCGTCCTCGACACGATCCGCCGGGCCGCCTCCCACGGACTCGGAGTGATCCTCGTGTCCCACGACATCCCCAACGTCCTCAAGCTGACGGACCGTCTCGTCG encodes the following:
- a CDS encoding ATP-binding cassette domain-containing protein; the encoded protein is MSDILAVEGVGKNFGPITALRDINLRVRAGEIVTLVGDNGAGKSTLMKIICGANASDTGRISVRGETLAGLQDAKRLGVGVVYQDLALAPHLSVTENFFLGNELTRGKGALAILDRKRMRAEAKHAIERLGISTLRDVRLPVARLSGGQRQVLAVARAMKWAENVILLDEPTAALGPKQVGVVLDTIRRAASHGLGVILVSHDIPNVLKLTDRLVVLRHGTIVADLRPAGLSVSDVMTVMVGEE
- a CDS encoding aspartate aminotransferase family protein, whose product is MHSTIPSPPAAPAGHTMVNRFDPASAPSALSAADRRLLDRRRAVLGDIYPLFYDKPVHVVRGSGARLWDAEGNEYLDAYNNVPAVGHANPRVAEAVRRQLTQVNTHTRYLNESVVAYAERFLATHPAGLDRVVFTNSGSEANDLAVSIAQWRTGAQGVVVTRNAYHGTTRLLSGLSPENGPRMPLHPWVRVVDAPDTFRHGPRAGTVFAESVRAAAEDLRRHGLGFAALLVDTILSTDGIFPGEPGLLAEAFRATREEGGLVVADEVQPGLGRLGGTMWGFQRHSDGIDMATCGKPLAGGLPIGTLVLPEELSDGYAQEHRYFNTFGGNPASIAAATAVLDEIEDRNLLDNARRTGAQLLGRLTEIAAASPITADVRGAGLFIGVEMAATDGADGGRWARRMVGALRDRRVLISAVGHAGQVLKIRPPLVFDADDADEFTDVYAEVLAEVQNQGDTP